In candidate division WOR-3 bacterium, one genomic interval encodes:
- a CDS encoding PAS domain S-box protein → MKILLVEDNIAVKETLKKVLQDMGHQVVETNNCVDALCNLQGDGFDLIISGLLQPVLDGLQFCQQVKTNEKTKSIPFIICIPGEIEENERHYFENLGADGVLNNTLPHEALKTNLIKLMTEIEKNPLKSRIPSQSFDIGVLQRYSKYFLDKFTGISTKYQTLFEIAGDGIMILKDYKFIECNQKALEIFDCQLADIIGAYPYDFSPEKQPDGKNSKEKAIEMMNKALEGEPIMFEWLHQRKNGTLFYTEVSLKKFELIDGVYLLALVRDITERKNTQEKLKQSEELLRAVFESARDCIFIKNKNSQYLMVNECFTKNLGIPISEIIGRDDIELFGPQKGEKLIEDDRKTLKGEIVESICEIGVGNKKKKFQIIRVPLHDEQGNIWGLCGIARDITEQEKMRENLVKSRERLRLITENITEIIFMLDMDLKFTFVSPSIKILGYEISELLDGGIEKLLTPESYAELLKVLKEEIELESLPQKNLERFRSLILQVKRKDGTKLWFETRLRFIRDSELKPEGILGVARDITETFEAHQKLRKSYDQLNKILEGAVTALASAVEKRDPYTAGHQKRVSELVCAIAEEMNLSSEVVHYLRIAALLHDVGKIYIPAEILAKPTTLTPPEFEIIKTHPQVGYEILKPVDFPWPIPEIVLQHHEKNDGSGYPNGLTSEKIMLEAKILCVADIVEAMMSHRPYREALGLDQALADISKGRGIKFDEKIVDICIKLFREKGFSFTK, encoded by the coding sequence ATGAAAATTTTACTTGTCGAGGACAACATCGCTGTAAAAGAAACGCTTAAAAAAGTGCTGCAAGATATGGGGCATCAAGTGGTGGAAACGAACAACTGTGTAGACGCCTTATGTAATCTCCAGGGGGATGGTTTTGACTTAATAATCAGTGGCCTACTTCAACCTGTCCTGGATGGTTTACAGTTCTGTCAACAGGTGAAAACTAATGAAAAAACCAAATCTATACCATTCATAATATGTATCCCAGGCGAAATTGAAGAAAATGAACGCCATTATTTTGAAAATCTCGGTGCGGATGGTGTTTTAAACAATACCTTACCTCATGAAGCATTAAAGACTAACCTCATTAAGTTAATGACCGAGATAGAGAAGAACCCTTTAAAATCACGCATCCCCTCTCAATCTTTTGATATCGGTGTCCTGCAGCGGTATTCAAAATATTTCTTAGATAAATTTACCGGCATCTCCACAAAGTATCAAACGCTTTTCGAAATCGCTGGTGATGGAATAATGATTTTAAAGGACTACAAATTTATAGAATGTAACCAGAAGGCTTTAGAAATATTTGACTGTCAACTGGCTGATATCATCGGTGCTTATCCATATGATTTCTCTCCAGAAAAGCAACCCGATGGTAAAAATTCAAAAGAGAAGGCGATTGAGATGATGAACAAAGCGCTTGAGGGTGAGCCAATAATGTTTGAATGGCTCCACCAGAGAAAGAATGGCACATTGTTTTATACCGAAGTAAGTCTCAAAAAATTTGAACTTATTGATGGTGTATATCTACTGGCATTAGTGCGTGATATTACTGAGCGGAAAAATACACAAGAAAAACTCAAACAGAGTGAAGAGCTTCTGCGCGCAGTATTTGAATCCGCCCGTGATTGTATTTTTATTAAGAATAAGAATTCACAATACCTAATGGTAAATGAATGCTTTACAAAAAACTTAGGCATACCGATTTCTGAAATCATTGGTCGGGATGATATTGAATTGTTTGGTCCCCAAAAAGGAGAAAAATTAATCGAAGATGATCGAAAAACCTTAAAGGGTGAAATTGTTGAATCTATCTGCGAGATCGGCGTAGGTAACAAAAAGAAAAAATTCCAGATCATCAGGGTTCCCTTGCACGACGAGCAAGGCAATATCTGGGGTTTATGTGGTATTGCCCGTGATATAACCGAACAGGAAAAGATGCGAGAGAATTTAGTGAAAAGTCGAGAGCGTTTAAGATTGATCACCGAGAATATCACCGAGATAATTTTCATGCTTGATATGGATTTAAAATTTACCTTTGTGAGCCCCTCAATTAAAATTCTGGGATACGAAATCTCTGAGTTATTGGACGGTGGTATAGAAAAGTTATTAACTCCGGAGTCCTATGCTGAGTTATTGAAGGTACTGAAAGAAGAAATAGAACTTGAATCCTTACCGCAGAAAAATCTGGAAAGATTCCGGTCTTTGATTCTACAAGTAAAAAGGAAGGATGGCACTAAATTGTGGTTTGAAACGCGATTGCGGTTCATCCGTGATAGTGAACTAAAACCAGAAGGCATCCTCGGGGTAGCCAGGGATATAACCGAAACCTTTGAAGCCCACCAGAAATTGAGAAAGAGTTACGACCAATTAAATAAAATCTTAGAAGGAGCGGTCACGGCTCTGGCATCGGCGGTAGAAAAACGCGATCCTTATACTGCCGGTCATCAGAAGAGAGTTTCCGAGTTGGTCTGTGCAATTGCGGAAGAGATGAATTTATCATCAGAAGTGGTTCACTATCTAAGGATTGCTGCCTTGCTCCATGATGTTGGCAAGATATATATTCCTGCTGAAATCCTTGCCAAGCCTACCACCCTTACCCCACCCGAATTTGAGATTATCAAAACCCACCCTCAGGTGGGATACGAAATCTTAAAACCAGTGGATTTTCCCTGGCCCATTCCTGAAATCGTTCTACAACACCACGAAAAGAATGATGGCTCTGGATATCCCAATGGTTTGACCAGTGAAAAAATAATGCTGGAGGCGAAGATTTTGTGTGTTGCGGATATCGTGGAGGCGATGATGTCACATCGTCCCTATCGCGAGGCACTTGGTCTTGATCAGGCACTCGCCGATATCAGCAAGGGAAGGGGGATTAAATTTGACGAGAAAATCGTGGATATCTGTATAAAACTTTTTAGGGAGAAGGGTTTTTCCTTTACCAAATAA
- a CDS encoding zf-HC2 domain-containing protein, protein MRHKKILDLIEKKLDREITQEELVKLNEHLKECPQCLNYYNEMEDLCQDIFELTEFFPRIDFNDRVLLTLNIRRKAWYKLVPILGFVYLSGLVILVLTPIGHRSLASVLHFSFWVFKIFGKIKPFTIELSNIVIHFLRFHFLTFVYIFISIIILFYFFGKIFKEKEALCN, encoded by the coding sequence ATGAGACATAAAAAGATATTGGATCTTATTGAAAAAAAGTTAGACAGGGAGATAACCCAGGAGGAACTGGTAAAGCTTAATGAACACCTTAAAGAATGCCCCCAATGCTTGAATTATTACAATGAAATGGAAGATTTATGCCAAGATATTTTTGAACTCACTGAGTTCTTTCCGCGTATCGATTTCAATGACCGGGTTCTTTTAACCCTCAATATAAGAAGAAAGGCATGGTATAAATTGGTGCCTATTTTGGGATTCGTTTATTTATCGGGATTGGTGATTTTGGTCCTTACTCCAATTGGGCATCGCTCTTTGGCATCAGTATTGCATTTTTCCTTTTGGGTTTTTAAAATCTTCGGCAAAATTAAACCTTTTACTATTGAACTATCAAATATCGTAATTCATTTTTTGAGATTCCATTTTTTAACTTTCGTCTACATTTTTATTTCAATCATAATTCTGTTTTATTTCTTTGGTAAAATTTTTAAGGAAAAGGAGGCTTTATGCAATTAA